From a region of the Bacteroidales bacterium genome:
- a CDS encoding phosphotransferase, translating into MKDKLRQKIRGLFRNHFGETPAQIITLTASGSNRQYFRVSSSKHTAIAAFNEDTRENKAFCEFTAAFKKAGLNVPKVLLRSTEYDCYLLKDLGDETLFSYLEKNRKQGFDETVIFIYQQVLKQLLRFQIDAAATLDYSLCYPRASFDRQSMMWDMNYFKYYFLKLANIPFNEQKLEDDFNLFADFLLQAHNEYFMYRDFQSRNIMLHKEKLFFIDYQGGRKGALQYDVASLLYDAKADIPQKARENLLDFYIEELKKKISIDEQKFREYFYGFVLIRIMQAMGAYGFRGYYEKKAHFLKSIPYAVENLKWLINNSELPVKLPALMNVFTGIIGSEKLNAYKAGKTDVLTVQVTSFSYKSGYPADISGNGGGFVFDCRALPNPGRYEELKELTGNDKAVITYLEQKPEIESFFEFTRLVVCQSVENYLSRGFTSLTVSYGCTGGQHRSVYFAERLAKYLKDNYPLEVVLKHNAQITGT; encoded by the coding sequence ACAGGCAATACTTCAGGGTATCTTCTTCCAAACATACAGCAATAGCTGCCTTTAACGAAGATACAAGGGAAAACAAAGCTTTTTGTGAATTTACTGCCGCCTTTAAAAAGGCAGGGCTGAATGTGCCTAAAGTGTTGCTGCGAAGTACAGAATATGATTGCTATCTTTTAAAAGATCTGGGAGATGAAACACTCTTTTCATACCTTGAAAAAAATCGCAAGCAAGGCTTTGACGAAACTGTTATTTTTATTTATCAGCAGGTTTTGAAACAATTACTCCGTTTCCAGATTGATGCTGCTGCAACACTTGATTATTCATTATGTTACCCGCGTGCCTCCTTCGACAGGCAATCCATGATGTGGGACATGAATTATTTCAAGTATTATTTTCTGAAACTCGCCAATATCCCTTTTAATGAACAAAAGCTGGAAGACGACTTTAATCTTTTTGCTGATTTCCTGTTACAAGCCCATAATGAATATTTTATGTACCGCGATTTCCAGTCGCGCAACATCATGCTTCATAAAGAGAAGCTATTTTTTATTGATTATCAGGGAGGCAGAAAAGGTGCGCTGCAGTATGATGTTGCTTCGCTGCTTTATGATGCCAAAGCAGATATCCCTCAAAAAGCTAGAGAAAATTTGCTGGATTTTTACATTGAAGAGTTGAAGAAAAAAATTAGTATAGATGAGCAAAAATTCCGTGAATATTTTTACGGATTTGTGCTGATTCGTATCATGCAGGCAATGGGAGCATACGGGTTTCGTGGATATTACGAAAAAAAAGCACATTTTCTCAAAAGCATTCCCTATGCAGTAGAAAACCTGAAATGGCTCATCAATAATAGCGAATTACCTGTCAAACTTCCGGCACTGATGAATGTGTTTACTGGCATCATCGGCTCTGAAAAACTTAATGCATACAAAGCAGGCAAAACAGATGTTCTTACCGTTCAGGTTACAAGCTTCTCATATAAATCCGGGTACCCCGCCGATATCAGCGGTAACGGCGGAGGTTTTGTGTTCGACTGCCGCGCTCTGCCTAACCCCGGAAGGTATGAAGAATTAAAAGAACTTACAGGCAATGACAAAGCTGTGATAACTTATCTGGAACAGAAGCCCGAAATTGAATCCTTCTTTGAATTTACCAGACTTGTAGTATGCCAGTCGGTGGAGAATTATCTCTCGAGGGGCTTTACATCACTTACTGTAAGTTACGGATGCACCGGCGGGCAACACCGTTCGGTTTACTTTGCCGAACGCCTTGCGAAATACCTCAAAGACAACTACCCGCTTGAAGTTGTTTTGAAACACAACGCACAAATCACAGGAACATGA
- a CDS encoding nucleotidyltransferase family protein has translation MKAMILAAGMGTRLGKLTTEKPKALVEVNGKPMLVHALEYLKSSGIKEIVINIHHFGEQIIDFLNQKNNFGIHITVSDERNELLDTGGGLMKASWFFDDGNPFLVYNVDILTKTDITKLLQHHKKNKALATLVVKKRETSRFFLVDDKNLLCGWVNKRTDEKIITRKSKSFAEVAFSGIQIIDPAIFQLCKKNGRFSLPQMYLELASHFKIVVYYDEALWYDLGKPENIAKAENKFFII, from the coding sequence ATGAAAGCAATGATATTAGCAGCCGGAATGGGAACACGCCTCGGGAAACTGACCACAGAGAAACCGAAAGCGTTGGTGGAAGTGAACGGCAAACCCATGCTTGTACATGCTTTGGAGTACCTGAAATCATCCGGGATAAAAGAAATAGTCATCAATATACATCATTTTGGCGAACAGATAATAGATTTTTTAAATCAAAAAAATAATTTCGGAATTCATATTACTGTTTCTGATGAACGAAACGAACTGCTTGACACCGGCGGCGGGCTTATGAAAGCTTCATGGTTCTTCGATGACGGGAACCCTTTTCTTGTGTATAATGTGGATATCCTTACCAAAACCGATATCACCAAGCTACTGCAACATCATAAGAAAAATAAAGCATTGGCCACACTGGTTGTAAAAAAACGGGAGACCTCCCGCTTTTTTCTGGTTGATGATAAAAACTTACTTTGCGGTTGGGTTAATAAAAGAACGGATGAAAAAATAATTACAAGGAAATCCAAATCATTTGCTGAAGTGGCATTCAGTGGCATACAGATAATAGACCCTGCCATATTTCAACTCTGTAAAAAAAATGGTAGGTTCTCCCTGCCACAAATGTACCTTGAACTGGCTTCGCATTTTAAGATTGTTGTATATTATGATGAGGCACTTTGGTATGATCTGGGAAAGCCTGAAAACATTGCTAAAGCGGAAAATAAGTTTTTTATTATTTAA